In the genome of Arthrobacter sp. D5-1, one region contains:
- a CDS encoding MFS transporter — MTSQQQGGAGGTRKSWAGTVTAAALITAASAPGQTAGLSPFTDPLIDQLGISRTDISLSYLVGTLAGALALPFIGRALDRWGARLVITAAALVFSSALLAMSFVSEILGLTAGFVFLRMAGQGALTLAATTAVVKAVTYRRGLAVGITAAVGSAGISLTPVLVERLISAGGVQLAWRLEAVAVLVIILPMVLLLPRHRPVAVHKNPAPQDHAPAAGHDGEHGNGHVRERLWSGKQAARTPIFWAIAAALAATGMLSTALAFHQVSILTAQGLSTTEAAANFIPQTVTGILATIILGAVSHRLDPRLALAGSMGLLAAALLFLPLITGTLPGIFYGLLLGGAGGAVRAVEPIALAHYFGTASIGGIRGVISAINVGSTALGPILFSLGRDASGGYVMPSLLASAIPLGVAVFALLCPAPGSTGGILRRSTPAKV, encoded by the coding sequence GTGACGTCTCAACAGCAGGGCGGTGCCGGCGGCACACGGAAGTCCTGGGCCGGCACCGTCACCGCCGCCGCACTGATCACGGCCGCCAGCGCACCAGGACAGACTGCCGGGCTCTCGCCCTTCACCGATCCGCTCATCGACCAGCTCGGGATCAGCCGGACCGACATCTCCCTCAGCTACCTGGTCGGCACCCTCGCCGGCGCCCTGGCCCTGCCGTTCATCGGCAGGGCGCTGGACCGGTGGGGCGCCCGGCTGGTCATCACCGCAGCTGCCCTGGTTTTCTCCTCGGCACTGTTGGCGATGAGCTTTGTCAGCGAGATCCTGGGCCTGACCGCCGGGTTTGTCTTCCTGCGCATGGCAGGCCAGGGTGCGCTCACCCTCGCGGCCACGACGGCGGTCGTCAAGGCCGTGACCTACCGGCGGGGACTTGCGGTGGGCATCACCGCCGCCGTCGGATCGGCAGGTATCTCACTCACGCCGGTGCTCGTGGAGCGCCTGATCAGTGCCGGCGGCGTGCAACTGGCCTGGCGGCTGGAAGCCGTGGCCGTCCTGGTGATCATCCTCCCCATGGTTCTTCTGCTTCCGCGGCACCGGCCAGTGGCCGTCCACAAAAATCCCGCACCCCAGGACCACGCTCCTGCAGCGGGGCACGACGGAGAGCACGGGAATGGACACGTCCGCGAGCGGTTGTGGAGCGGAAAACAGGCCGCCCGGACGCCGATCTTCTGGGCCATCGCCGCGGCCCTGGCCGCCACCGGAATGCTCTCCACCGCCCTGGCATTCCACCAGGTGTCCATCCTCACCGCCCAGGGGCTCTCAACCACGGAAGCGGCAGCGAACTTCATCCCGCAGACAGTGACGGGGATCCTCGCCACCATCATCCTCGGTGCGGTCTCGCACCGCTTGGACCCCCGCCTTGCACTGGCCGGCTCCATGGGGCTGCTTGCCGCGGCGCTGCTGTTCCTGCCCCTGATCACCGGAACACTCCCGGGCATCTTTTATGGCCTGCTGCTGGGCGGGGCCGGGGGAGCGGTGCGGGCTGTCGAGCCGATCGCCCTGGCGCACTATTTTGGGACCGCCAGCATCGGGGGAATAAGGGGAGTCATCTCAGCCATCAACGTCGGTTCCACGGCGCTGGGCCCGATCCTGTTTTCCCTCGGCCGGGACGCCAGCGGCGGCTACGTGATGCCGAGTCTGCTCGCCTCGGCCATCCCTCTGGGGGTCGCGGTGTTTGCGCTGCTGTGCCCCGCGCCGGGCAGCACCGGCGGAATACTCCGGCGCAGCACTCCCGCCAAAGTTTAA
- a CDS encoding SulP family inorganic anion transporter, which translates to MTVAAHAPTLTPEQRQSVWRTLRSPRLLRTEVLAGLVVALALIPEAIAFSLIAGVDPRLGLFASFTMAVTIAFLGGRPAMISAATAATALVIAPLVKSHGVDYFIAAVILAGIFQIILGVLGVAKLMRFIPRSVMVGFVNALAILIFTSQLPELLGVPWLVYPLVAVGLVIIFLLPRITKVVPAPLVAIVVLTAAAVLFAINVPTVGGKGELPESLPSLFLPNVPLNFETFQILAPFAAGMAVVGLMESLMTAKLVDDVTDTHSMKVRESWGQGVANVISGFTGGMGGCAMVGQTMINVKASGARTRISTFMAGVFVLILVVSLGDIVSLIPMAALVAVMIFVSIATFDWHSIKLSTLKRMPKSETTVMLATVVLTVWTHNLAIGVIFGVIVAMVAFARRVAHFMSVERTIEEHFGETFAKYKVSGELFFASSNDLYMQFEYAEDPDRIVIDLYDSHLWDASTIAALDSIAAKYHSYGKEVEVEGLNTASAAIRERLGGMLNGAH; encoded by the coding sequence ATGACTGTTGCCGCCCACGCGCCAACCCTGACACCGGAGCAACGCCAGTCCGTCTGGCGAACCCTCCGGTCCCCCCGCCTGCTGCGCACGGAGGTCCTCGCGGGCCTGGTGGTCGCCCTGGCCCTGATCCCTGAGGCGATCGCCTTTTCCCTGATCGCCGGAGTAGACCCCCGGCTGGGGCTGTTTGCCTCCTTCACCATGGCCGTCACCATTGCTTTCCTGGGCGGGCGTCCGGCGATGATCTCGGCCGCTACAGCAGCCACGGCGCTGGTCATCGCCCCGCTGGTGAAGTCCCACGGTGTGGACTACTTCATCGCCGCCGTGATCCTGGCCGGCATCTTCCAGATCATTTTGGGTGTGCTGGGTGTCGCGAAACTGATGCGGTTCATCCCGCGCTCGGTCATGGTTGGGTTTGTTAACGCCCTGGCTATCCTGATTTTCACCTCGCAGCTGCCTGAGCTGCTCGGCGTTCCGTGGCTGGTCTACCCCTTGGTCGCCGTCGGACTTGTGATCATTTTCCTGCTGCCGCGGATCACCAAGGTGGTACCGGCTCCGCTGGTCGCCATCGTGGTCCTGACTGCCGCTGCGGTCCTCTTCGCGATCAACGTTCCCACCGTGGGCGGGAAGGGCGAACTCCCTGAGAGCCTCCCCTCGCTGTTCCTCCCCAACGTTCCGCTGAACTTCGAGACCTTCCAGATCCTCGCGCCGTTCGCCGCCGGCATGGCCGTCGTGGGTCTGATGGAATCGCTCATGACCGCCAAACTGGTCGACGACGTGACCGATACCCACTCGATGAAAGTACGGGAATCCTGGGGCCAGGGCGTCGCCAATGTCATTTCCGGCTTCACCGGCGGCATGGGCGGCTGCGCCATGGTCGGCCAGACCATGATCAACGTCAAGGCCTCCGGCGCCCGCACCCGCATCTCAACCTTCATGGCCGGCGTCTTCGTCCTGATCCTGGTCGTGTCCCTGGGGGACATCGTGTCGCTGATCCCCATGGCCGCCCTGGTCGCCGTAATGATCTTCGTCTCGATCGCCACCTTCGACTGGCACAGCATCAAGCTCAGCACCCTCAAGCGGATGCCCAAGAGTGAAACCACCGTCATGCTCGCCACCGTGGTTCTAACGGTCTGGACGCACAACCTGGCCATCGGTGTGATCTTCGGCGTGATCGTCGCCATGGTCGCCTTCGCCCGCAGGGTCGCCCACTTCATGAGCGTGGAGCGCACCATCGAGGAGCACTTCGGGGAAACGTTCGCCAAGTACAAGGTCAGCGGGGAGCTGTTCTTCGCCTCCTCCAACGACCTGTACATGCAGTTCGAATATGCCGAGGACCCGGACCGGATCGTCATCGACCTCTATGATTCCCACCTGTGGGATGCTTCCACCATCGCGGCGCTTGATTCCATCGCCGCCAAGTACCACAGCTACGGCAAAGAGGTTGAAGTTGAAGGGCTCAATACGGCCAGCGCAGCCATCCGCGAACGCCTCGGCGGGATGCTCAACGGCGCCCACTGA
- a CDS encoding MerR family transcriptional regulator gives MVDFQSGALTIREETVHIGELAERTALSLRTIRHYDSVGLLHPSARTEGGFRVYSEEDYERLLLIRQARSLGFGLEEIAEMLDVLTSRSPGTPEAAKAELASMLREAMARREALASDLGRADQFIAVISNRMAG, from the coding sequence ATGGTAGACTTCCAATCAGGAGCCCTAACCATCCGGGAGGAAACTGTGCACATTGGGGAACTGGCCGAACGTACCGCCCTGTCGCTGAGGACCATCAGGCACTATGACTCTGTGGGACTGCTGCATCCGAGCGCCCGGACCGAAGGCGGGTTCCGGGTCTACTCCGAGGAGGACTACGAACGCCTGCTGTTGATCCGGCAGGCACGGTCCCTCGGTTTTGGCCTGGAGGAAATCGCGGAGATGCTCGACGTCCTGACCTCCCGGAGCCCCGGGACCCCGGAGGCCGCCAAAGCCGAACTCGCATCGATGCTGCGTGAGGCCATGGCCAGGAGGGAGGCGCTGGCCTCGGACCTGGGGCGTGCGGACCAGTTCATTGCCGTCATCAGCAACCGGATGGCCGGCTGA
- a CDS encoding peptide chain release factor 3, with translation MPRTANIPTTHSPSLRDEAGRRRTFAVISHPDAGKSTLTEALALYARVIKDAGVTHGKSSRHGTVSDWMGLEQERGISISSAALQLNHNGAVLNVVDTPGHADFSEDTYRVLAAVDFAVMLIDAAKGFEPQTLKLLAVCRRRGLPIITVINKWDRPGLESLGLIDGIAEQTGMAPVPLTWPAGRAGAFTGLFDLRRGEAVRLEAVRGGALPSLETPVTGGPGTLNAQWQAELEEAELVSAASGAFDAAAFHAAQQTPVLFTAAAKNFGVRQLLDVLAELGPAPSDRSTEAGGYRPVDAGFSGFVFKVQAGQDAAHRDHIAFLRVCSGVFERGMTLTNARLGRPFATKYAHRVIGRSREVIDLAWPGDIVGLVNAASLRVGDSLYAEEEVRFPEIPHFAPELFTVARAADPGRYKQFRRGIAQLEHEGVVQVLRSDRRGEQAPVLAAVGALQFEVAQHRMAEEFHAPATFEPLPYSLAMRLETTGARPPETFRGGEVLHRSDGETLALFTDRYKLEHFREDNPGLTLTAIGA, from the coding sequence ATGCCCAGGACAGCGAACATCCCCACCACGCACAGCCCGTCCCTCCGGGATGAGGCGGGCAGGCGGCGGACGTTCGCGGTCATCTCCCATCCCGACGCGGGGAAGTCCACCCTGACTGAGGCGCTGGCGCTCTATGCCCGTGTGATCAAGGACGCCGGCGTCACGCACGGCAAGTCCAGCCGGCACGGGACAGTATCGGACTGGATGGGCCTGGAGCAGGAACGGGGCATCTCGATCAGCTCCGCGGCCCTTCAGCTGAACCACAATGGCGCGGTCCTGAATGTGGTGGACACCCCGGGCCACGCCGATTTCTCTGAGGACACGTACCGGGTCCTGGCCGCGGTGGACTTCGCCGTGATGCTGATCGACGCCGCCAAAGGCTTCGAGCCCCAGACCCTCAAACTCCTTGCAGTGTGCCGCCGCCGGGGACTTCCCATCATCACGGTGATCAACAAGTGGGATCGGCCCGGCCTTGAATCCCTTGGCCTCATCGACGGGATCGCCGAGCAGACGGGCATGGCTCCGGTTCCACTGACCTGGCCGGCCGGCAGGGCCGGCGCCTTCACCGGACTGTTCGACCTCCGCCGGGGCGAGGCGGTGCGGCTTGAAGCTGTCCGGGGCGGTGCGCTGCCCAGCCTGGAGACACCGGTGACAGGCGGGCCCGGGACGCTGAATGCTCAGTGGCAGGCGGAACTGGAGGAGGCAGAACTCGTCTCCGCCGCCAGCGGAGCATTTGACGCCGCCGCCTTTCATGCCGCCCAGCAGACTCCGGTGCTGTTCACCGCTGCTGCCAAAAACTTCGGCGTGCGGCAACTGCTTGACGTGCTCGCCGAACTCGGTCCTGCCCCGTCGGACCGCAGCACAGAAGCCGGCGGCTATCGGCCGGTGGATGCGGGGTTCTCCGGGTTCGTCTTCAAGGTCCAGGCCGGGCAGGACGCCGCCCACCGCGACCACATCGCCTTCCTCCGGGTCTGTTCCGGGGTTTTCGAGCGCGGCATGACACTGACGAACGCCAGGCTGGGGCGGCCGTTCGCCACCAAGTACGCCCACCGGGTCATTGGCCGCAGCCGCGAAGTCATCGATCTCGCCTGGCCCGGGGACATTGTCGGGCTCGTCAACGCGGCCAGCCTGCGGGTGGGGGACAGCCTGTACGCCGAAGAAGAGGTACGGTTTCCGGAGATTCCGCACTTTGCCCCGGAACTCTTCACCGTCGCCCGCGCCGCGGATCCGGGCCGGTACAAACAGTTCCGGCGCGGCATCGCCCAGCTGGAACACGAAGGCGTCGTCCAGGTCCTGCGCTCGGACCGGCGCGGGGAACAGGCCCCCGTCCTGGCAGCCGTGGGAGCCCTGCAGTTTGAAGTGGCGCAGCACCGCATGGCCGAGGAATTCCACGCCCCGGCAACCTTCGAACCCTTGCCCTATAGCCTGGCCATGCGGCTGGAGACGACAGGCGCCCGCCCACCGGAAACCTTCCGCGGCGGGGAAGTCCTGCACCGCTCCGACGGGGAGACATTGGCGCTGTTCACGGACCGGTACAAGCTCGAGCACTTCCGCGAGGACAACCCCGGGCTGACCCTCACCGCGATCGGCGCCTGA
- a CDS encoding acyltransferase family protein — protein sequence MTITTERAQAATPKAGTRFRPEVDGLRAIALLIVVLYHVWLGRVSGGVDVFLLVSAFLLTLSFSERVRTGEPFALRRYWVRVFSRLVPPAAIVLLATVAAGAAFFPPVRWAQLIEHAWASLFYVQNWAMAFSAVDYQAAQAATASPFQHFWSLSIQGQVFILWPLLLLGAAVAARLSGVSFRALATALFGTIFALSLAFSIHETAANQSFAYFDTRARLWEFALGSLLALALPYLRPAKAVRIALGWVGLAAILLCGAVIQVDNQFPGWVALIPTLGAAMVITAGRTGHRMGADRFLTAAPVRRLGGISYALYLWHWPVLIGYLILSTAGEVTAVAGAFIIGISVVLAWLTTRLVERPLRSWGWMHRRKRRSAGITIALAIAVAIPLSGWETRIGLTERELQTQANHLNPGAAALEPGYDLQELPDAPLIPAKTALDKEWGNAGPACTTDYAPQHSALESCQQIEPDTAATKTVVVIGDSHAQQLMPALIPTAQEHNWRMISLLKNACRYGAESSSRDRECNERNEAAMDYVLALSPDAVLTHGTLSYQEAPREGLVPDYEDGIRPFLDAGIEVVAVRDNPRFPFHMFACVGLHGQDSPECNPARDDVLLKVNPLQELATREPLLHSVDVTDSICTDTVCPAVVGNVYVYRDHDHLNKTYVETMTPAFKRSLLAATGWGG from the coding sequence TTGACGATCACCACCGAAAGGGCGCAGGCGGCTACACCGAAGGCCGGCACGCGATTCCGGCCCGAGGTTGACGGGCTGCGGGCCATCGCGCTGCTCATCGTCGTGCTCTACCACGTCTGGCTCGGGCGGGTTTCCGGTGGCGTCGACGTCTTCCTGCTGGTCTCGGCCTTCCTGCTGACACTGTCATTTTCAGAGCGCGTGCGCACCGGGGAGCCGTTCGCACTGCGGCGGTACTGGGTAAGGGTCTTCAGCCGGCTGGTCCCTCCCGCGGCGATTGTGCTGCTGGCCACCGTGGCTGCAGGGGCTGCATTCTTCCCGCCGGTCCGCTGGGCGCAACTGATCGAACACGCGTGGGCATCGCTGTTCTACGTGCAGAACTGGGCGATGGCCTTCAGCGCCGTGGACTACCAGGCAGCCCAGGCAGCCACCGCAAGCCCCTTCCAGCATTTCTGGTCACTCTCCATCCAGGGCCAGGTGTTCATCCTCTGGCCCCTCCTGCTGCTCGGTGCTGCGGTAGCAGCACGCCTGTCAGGGGTATCGTTCCGGGCCCTCGCCACCGCCCTGTTCGGGACAATCTTCGCCCTCTCACTGGCCTTTTCGATCCACGAAACAGCGGCAAACCAGTCCTTTGCCTACTTCGACACCCGGGCCCGCCTGTGGGAATTTGCGCTGGGATCCTTGCTGGCCCTGGCACTGCCCTACCTCCGGCCGGCAAAGGCCGTGCGGATCGCGCTGGGATGGGTGGGGCTGGCCGCGATCCTGCTCTGCGGGGCAGTGATCCAGGTCGACAACCAATTCCCCGGATGGGTCGCCCTCATCCCCACCCTCGGCGCAGCCATGGTCATCACCGCCGGCCGGACCGGCCACCGCATGGGAGCAGACCGGTTCCTGACAGCCGCGCCGGTCCGGCGACTCGGCGGAATCTCCTACGCCCTGTACCTGTGGCACTGGCCCGTATTAATCGGCTACCTGATCCTCAGTACAGCAGGCGAAGTCACGGCAGTGGCAGGGGCCTTCATCATCGGCATCTCGGTGGTCCTGGCCTGGCTGACCACCCGGCTCGTTGAACGCCCCCTCCGGTCATGGGGCTGGATGCACCGGCGCAAACGCCGCAGCGCCGGGATCACCATCGCCCTGGCCATCGCCGTCGCCATCCCCCTCAGCGGCTGGGAAACCCGCATAGGACTCACCGAACGAGAACTGCAAACGCAGGCCAACCACCTCAACCCCGGCGCCGCCGCACTGGAACCCGGATACGACCTGCAGGAGCTTCCCGACGCGCCGCTCATCCCTGCCAAAACCGCACTGGATAAGGAATGGGGCAACGCCGGACCCGCCTGCACCACCGATTATGCTCCTCAGCACTCCGCACTGGAGTCCTGCCAGCAGATCGAGCCCGACACTGCCGCCACAAAAACCGTCGTCGTGATCGGCGACTCGCACGCGCAACAGCTCATGCCGGCCCTGATTCCGACTGCCCAGGAGCACAACTGGAGGATGATCTCCCTGCTCAAAAACGCCTGCCGGTACGGCGCGGAATCATCCTCCCGCGACCGCGAGTGCAACGAACGGAACGAGGCCGCCATGGACTATGTGCTTGCACTCTCACCCGACGCCGTCCTCACCCACGGCACCCTGAGCTACCAGGAAGCCCCGCGCGAAGGACTTGTCCCGGACTACGAGGACGGCATCCGGCCATTCCTTGACGCCGGCATCGAAGTGGTTGCCGTCCGCGACAACCCGCGGTTCCCGTTCCACATGTTCGCCTGCGTCGGGCTGCACGGCCAGGACTCCCCCGAATGCAACCCCGCCAGGGACGACGTCCTGCTGAAGGTGAACCCACTGCAGGAGCTGGCAACGCGCGAACCCCTGCTGCACTCCGTGGACGTCACCGACAGCATCTGCACCGACACCGTGTGCCCGGCAGTGGTGGGCAACGTGTACGTCTACCGCGACCACGACCACCTCAACAAAACCTATGTCGAGACCATGACCCCTGCCTTCAAGCGCAGCCTCCTGGCCGCGACAGGCTGGGGCGGATGA
- a CDS encoding MerR family transcriptional regulator, with product MTERTSSRTMHIGELAERTGLSLRTIRHYDEVGLLPATGRTEGGFRVYAENDVERLTLIKQMKPLGFSLEEMGEILDMLSALESGSESVGARGEKLALFMERAKNQRDKIARNLSQADEFIERMGKNT from the coding sequence ATGACGGAACGGACCAGCAGCCGCACCATGCATATCGGTGAACTCGCTGAAAGGACCGGGCTGTCCCTGAGGACCATCCGCCACTATGACGAGGTCGGGCTTTTGCCGGCCACCGGACGTACTGAGGGCGGGTTCAGGGTCTACGCCGAGAATGATGTCGAGCGGCTGACACTGATCAAGCAGATGAAGCCGCTGGGATTCTCGCTGGAGGAGATGGGGGAGATCCTGGACATGCTCTCCGCTCTGGAATCCGGCAGCGAAAGCGTTGGGGCCAGGGGGGAAAAGCTCGCCTTGTTCATGGAGCGGGCGAAAAACCAGCGAGACAAGATTGCCCGGAATCTGTCCCAGGCCGATGAGTTCATTGAGCGGATGGGCAAAAACACCTGA
- a CDS encoding SulP family inorganic anion transporter, giving the protein MAVKPATNAPAFTPEQLQSVRETLKSPRRLKTEVLAGLVVALALIPEAIAFSIIAGVDPRLGLFASFTMAVTIAFVGGRPAMISAATGAIALVIAPLVKSHGVDYFIAAVILAGIFQIILGLSGVAKLMRFIPRSVMVGFVNALAILIFMSQVPELLGVPWLVYPLVALALLIVFGLPKLTNVVPAPLVAIVVLTLITVLASVAVPTVGDKGDLPESLPTLFIPNVPFTLDTLQVLFPYALAMAFVGLLESLMTAKLVDDVTDTRSHKTREAWGQGVANIITGFTGGMGGCAMIGQTMINVKASGARTRISTFLAGVFLLILVVALGGVVSVIPMAALVAVMIFVSWATFDWHSIHPRTLKMMPKSETLVMVATVIVTVATHNLAIGVGVGVLVAMVMFARRVAHFVTVERTVREVDGHETATYVVDGELFFASSNDLYTQFEYALDPDHVVIDMHASHLWDASTIAALDAITEKYHHHGKDVKIVGLNEASITMRERLGGKLGAGH; this is encoded by the coding sequence TTGGCCGTTAAACCAGCCACGAATGCCCCGGCATTCACGCCCGAGCAGCTGCAATCTGTCCGGGAAACCCTGAAGTCCCCGCGCAGGCTCAAGACCGAAGTCCTCGCCGGGCTCGTTGTCGCACTGGCATTGATCCCGGAGGCGATCGCCTTCTCCATCATCGCCGGTGTCGATCCGCGGCTTGGACTCTTCGCATCCTTCACCATGGCCGTCACCATCGCCTTCGTCGGAGGCCGGCCCGCGATGATCTCCGCCGCCACCGGTGCCATCGCCCTGGTGATCGCCCCGCTGGTGAAGTCCCACGGCGTGGACTACTTCATCGCCGCCGTGATCCTTGCCGGGATCTTCCAGATCATCCTGGGCCTGTCCGGCGTGGCGAAACTGATGCGCTTCATCCCCCGCTCGGTGATGGTGGGCTTCGTGAACGCACTGGCCATCCTGATCTTTATGTCCCAGGTCCCGGAACTGCTCGGCGTCCCTTGGCTGGTCTACCCGCTGGTGGCGCTGGCCCTGCTGATCGTGTTCGGCCTGCCCAAACTCACTAACGTCGTTCCCGCCCCGCTGGTCGCGATCGTCGTCCTGACCCTCATCACCGTCCTGGCCTCGGTCGCTGTTCCGACCGTGGGAGACAAGGGTGACCTGCCCGAATCCCTGCCGACACTGTTCATCCCCAACGTCCCGTTCACCCTCGACACATTGCAAGTCCTCTTCCCCTACGCCCTTGCCATGGCGTTCGTCGGACTCCTTGAATCCCTGATGACCGCCAAACTTGTTGACGACGTCACGGACACCCGCTCCCACAAGACCCGCGAAGCCTGGGGCCAGGGCGTGGCCAACATCATTACTGGCTTCACTGGTGGCATGGGCGGCTGCGCGATGATCGGCCAGACCATGATCAACGTCAAGGCTTCCGGCGCACGCACCCGGATCTCCACGTTCCTCGCCGGCGTCTTCCTCCTCATCCTCGTGGTGGCGCTCGGCGGTGTCGTGTCTGTCATCCCGATGGCCGCGCTCGTTGCGGTGATGATCTTCGTTTCCTGGGCCACCTTTGACTGGCACAGCATCCACCCCCGGACCCTGAAGATGATGCCCAAGAGCGAAACCCTGGTCATGGTCGCCACCGTCATCGTCACCGTCGCTACGCACAACCTGGCCATTGGCGTCGGCGTCGGTGTCCTCGTGGCCATGGTGATGTTCGCCCGCCGCGTCGCGCACTTCGTCACCGTCGAACGGACGGTGCGAGAGGTGGACGGCCACGAGACCGCCACCTACGTGGTGGACGGCGAGCTGTTCTTCGCCTCCTCCAACGATCTCTACACCCAGTTCGAATACGCCCTGGACCCGGACCACGTCGTCATCGACATGCACGCATCCCACCTCTGGGACGCCTCCACGATCGCGGCCCTGGACGCCATAACCGAGAAGTACCACCACCACGGCAAAGACGTGAAGATCGTCGGCCTTAACGAGGCCAGCATCACCATGCGCGAACGCCTCGGGGGGAAACTCGGCGCGGGACACTGA
- the nhaA gene encoding Na+/H+ antiporter NhaA, with translation MSKDPSAPSRSSVLGRGSYGEVLRIGEILRKETVGGILLVAAAIIALIWANSPASDSYFALRDFRIGYEPWHLELSLGAWAADGLLAIFFFLVGLELKREFVAGDLRQFSKSVVPIAAAVGGVVVPAAIYALINLTSPETLRGWAIPTATDIAFAVAVLAIIGSHLPSALRIFLLTLAVVDDLMAISIIAVFYSSDIQAGPLLLALIPLAVYTFLAQKYRRFFGTKPVAAWVILLPLGVITWALVHASGIHATVAGVLLGFAIPVIRSQASGGPSAGPGLSEIFEHRFRPISAGIAVPVFAFFSAGVAVGGWDGLISAVTDPVAIGIIVALVLGKPVGIVGTTWLLTKVTRASLDRSLKWIDVFGVSLLAGIGFTVSLLVAELSFGQGSAHDDHAKVGILAASLLAALLAAAVLGVRNRQYRAVEAEEAIDTDQDGIPDVYEEDRRL, from the coding sequence ATGAGTAAAGACCCGTCCGCTCCTTCACGCTCCTCTGTTTTAGGACGGGGAAGCTACGGCGAAGTGCTGCGCATTGGCGAGATCCTGCGGAAGGAAACCGTCGGCGGCATCCTGCTCGTCGCAGCAGCAATCATCGCCCTGATTTGGGCAAACTCCCCGGCGTCCGACAGCTACTTCGCGCTCCGCGATTTCCGCATCGGGTACGAGCCCTGGCACTTGGAACTCAGTCTCGGGGCCTGGGCTGCCGACGGATTGCTGGCGATCTTCTTCTTCCTCGTGGGGCTCGAACTCAAACGAGAGTTCGTGGCCGGAGACCTTCGCCAATTCAGTAAATCCGTGGTGCCCATCGCAGCGGCCGTCGGAGGCGTCGTAGTCCCTGCAGCTATCTATGCCTTGATCAATCTGACCAGCCCTGAAACCCTGCGGGGCTGGGCGATCCCTACAGCAACGGACATCGCCTTCGCCGTGGCCGTGTTGGCGATCATCGGCTCGCACCTGCCCAGTGCGCTGCGGATCTTCCTGCTGACCTTGGCCGTGGTCGATGACCTTATGGCCATCAGCATCATCGCGGTGTTCTATTCGTCCGACATCCAGGCCGGACCGCTGCTGCTGGCCCTTATTCCGCTGGCGGTTTACACCTTCCTGGCCCAGAAGTACCGCAGGTTTTTCGGCACCAAACCCGTTGCCGCGTGGGTGATCCTTCTTCCCCTGGGCGTGATCACGTGGGCGTTGGTGCATGCTTCCGGGATTCATGCCACGGTCGCCGGTGTGCTGTTGGGATTCGCCATCCCTGTGATCCGGTCACAGGCCAGCGGAGGGCCTTCCGCTGGTCCTGGGCTCTCCGAGATCTTCGAACACCGGTTTCGGCCGATTTCCGCCGGCATCGCGGTGCCCGTTTTTGCTTTCTTTTCCGCCGGTGTCGCCGTGGGCGGCTGGGACGGCCTGATCTCGGCCGTCACTGACCCTGTCGCGATCGGCATCATCGTGGCTTTGGTGCTGGGTAAGCCAGTCGGGATCGTGGGCACGACTTGGCTCCTGACAAAGGTCACCAGGGCGTCCCTGGACCGGTCCTTGAAGTGGATCGATGTGTTCGGGGTGTCCCTTTTGGCCGGGATCGGCTTCACTGTTTCGCTTCTGGTGGCGGAGCTGAGTTTCGGGCAGGGCAGCGCCCATGACGACCACGCCAAGGTGGGGATTCTCGCCGCGTCGCTGCTGGCCGCACTGTTGGCGGCGGCAGTGCTGGGCGTCCGGAACCGTCAGTACCGTGCCGTGGAGGCTGAAGAGGCCATCGATACCGACCAGGACGGGATCCCGGACGTTTACGAAGAAGACCGCCGCCTGTGA